TCATCGCGGGTAACTCAAGAAAGTCTTACACTTACGTCTTGAATGGACAGGCTGCGAAATGAGTTTAGCTTAAAACTATTCAATTTCGAGAACATCTTCTTTGGAGTTCCGTTCGGAGAGCCATCGTAGTCATCGTTCTTCCTGGTTCCCTGCTTCAAAAACTGGACGTAGGACTCGGCAGAGCAGCATTTAATGAACTCGGTCCATTTCCCGTAGAGGAAGTATAGATTGGTTTCACTAGGGTTGATTTTTGTCTCGGATTAACAACTAGCCGAACTTGTTTAAAGCTATATGTATTTACCTAGCATCCTTCACAAATCCCTCTACTCGGTGCAAGTTTTTAGCTCCAGATCCGGCGGACTTGAAGGTGAGACTAGCCACATGGCCAGTGGCGTGGTTAGTGATCTCCATCTTTCCATACTGCTCAATCCACAGCCTGCCCACTATTATGTTGTGTACACAGCAATTGACATTAGTCCAACTGTAGCTCTCGTTCCATCTGGAAAAACACCGAGATAAGTGTTAATTTTTTTGCTAAAACGTATACAAGGAAACCTACTTTGGAAACTCGACGGTCACAGTTCCCTTCGGATTCACCTCAACACTCTTGCCCCAGAACTTGATTTTTGGGCTAATCGTGCCGTGGAACTTGAAGTCCTTGGACTCTGCGTGAAATGCAGACACTGGAGGATGGTGGGAAACCTGCTCGCAGACGATTCGGTAGTCGCCCTTCTGCAGCTCGTATGTTTCACCAAGCAGAGGATTAAAAGGTTTTCCCAGGCGCTCCCAGTTGGAGGCTAATGCTGATACGGCAAAAGCTGAAAGATAATTTTTAGTAAGAACATATCGCACACAAATGTATTACAAATTAACTGAAGCAGATAAAACATTCACTTTTGTTGGAGATGTATGCATATTTCGAGATGTAGTCATTGAACTCAGTATAAAGACTCATAAATTCAGTGCGGAAAAGGAATCCATTACCACAGACAATACGTTTTGCAGGAGCAACACCCTTATCGTTTAGTGGTCAATAAAGGAAACATAATCAGCGAGTACTCTATCCGGCATATAAACTATTATAGGTACAGACAGGAATCGGTGTACATTTGGAATAACGCCGATCACTTACAGGTGGGTTGATAAGCCCTAACTTTTGATAACACTCACCCGCCACGTATTTCATCCGATCTGCCGGGTGTTCCTGCTGAGCTGCTTCGGTGAGCAGTTGTGCGTACTCCATGTACTCACAGAGCCTCTGAAGGAAGCTCAATGGTTCGTTCAGCATGACCGGCATGGTGATTTTGCTCAGGTCCTTGCCGATGCAGTTCTTCAGAATGGCCCAGATGCTTACCTCCTTGCGGGAAATCATCGTGGCCGGAAGCTCAGTTCTGTGGGTGATAAGATATGGCGCGGATGAGTAATGTCAACCGGAATCACTTGGACTACGCACCTTTCCACATGCTCTGCGTAGTCGCCCTCTGCCATCTTGGGTGTGGAAGCAGGTGCAGCTTTAATCGACTGGAATCAGATTGTTATAGCGTGTCTCTGTGGGTTAATTGATTGCTAGTTGACCCTCTGCTGTGGAGACCAATAAGTTTACGCACGGAAAGACATGTGAGTGGAATTGCGATGATGCGGGCCAACGGTGGGCCAGTCCGAAATCTAGACAGGATTATACTCTGAAGGTGAGATAAGCCGATAATTTTGGCTGTGGGAGTGGGTACCCACACATGTGCAATTCATACCTTTTACTCGTTTTCTactttttcgatttcgattgaTTGTAATCTTGTGACCAGGGCTCGTCACTCATTGATTTTTCTGCTGCAAATGAAGGCTGGACTTGTTAGTTGTGAATGTGAGTGGGCTGAGATCTGCTTTGTTTCGCCTCACATCGTGCCGAAACTGAGTTCCTATTGAGCTAATTGAGGTGTTTGCGTGTTGTACCTAGCGCTTACTCTAAAATATAGGCTGTGCACGAAAATTTAATCAATAGTGATAAGAAAGCTTTCGCCAGCTTTCTGAGAGCGAGCTTTCGCAGGGTTGCTTTCGCTGAATCGATTTGTGATTACTCTCGTCGACTAACGGGTCTGTGTGGGTGTTTAACGTTTTGGTTGTACCTGCCTGTATATGAAAATACAGTAAGCACTCAATTGTGTTAAactcaaattaataaataacgTTTGCAGAATATCGTCTATAAAAAATTTGTAGAATTTCAGAAGCTTTGGACTTTGGGGCTTCCCAACACTGCAAAACGTTACATATTTATCGCCATTGCAAATATAGAGTCTAGTAGTTTAGAAATATATCTTTTAAATTATCatagaatatttttataaaagcagactGAATATGTTTATTACGCCACTTAAAAAGTTGTTTTTATCAACACCCAAAAATATGCTAAATGAAGCACCGAAGGCCGTTTTCATTTGATTGATTGAATGGAGCAGAGTTAAATTTGAATAGTTTCGCTTTAATTAACCagataatatatttatatatatagaatttGCATGTTGTACACTtatatatattccatatatacaagaaataaaaacaacattcCTCTTAACACTACTTCGCAGCTAATTGACTAAAATGTGGTGAGCAGCTCCTCCTGGATGCTATTCGATCGAAGTAGTTGAGTAGGGGTAGGTCCGCCGGCGACCGTGTTCAGGACTTTGGAGGACGTAGCCGAGGCGTTCTTGAGGTCGTGATACTCGTCGCAGAACGTCTAGTGGTGGATAGTGGAGATAGCATTACGTCAAACATGGATTACCTTCATTGCTTACCTTGAGACGGCTGCCCAGGAAGATGGCACGCTCGCGCTTCCTGACCATGTAGTCCGACGACATGAGCCACCTGTGCTCCAAGCAATCCTCGGTGTATGGCCGCTTTCTGAATTTTCAAAAGAAAAGTGTACAGAGTCATTGAGTCATTGTACATAGATGACAGCCATGAGTACTCACGTGGGATGTCGCTTGAAGAGGAGCATGATGAAGCGCGTGGCCTCGGGCGTGACCTCTTTGAAAAGATTCTCGAACCTGTAGCGCACGAAGGAGATGTTTTGCTTGGTCTCGTACTCGTCGGCTCCGCGGAATGGACTGCAACCGGACAGGAGCAAGTAGGTCAGCGCTCCCAGCGACCAGATGTCGCTCTGCGGGAATATGGGCTCGTCGTTGATCATCTCGGGAGGCTGGAAGTCCAGGGAGCCGCAGGGCGTGACCTTCATGCCCAGCTTGTTGACCTTCTTGGCCGATCCAAAGTCGACCAATTTCACCTGAATAGAGCGCACGGAGGCCATGACCACGTTGTCTGGC
The sequence above is drawn from the Drosophila melanogaster chromosome 2R genome and encodes:
- the CG3860 gene encoding uncharacterized protein, isoform B, whose protein sequence is MAEGDYAEHVERTELPATMISRKEVSIWAILKNCIGKDLSKITMPVMLNEPLSFLQRLCEYMEYAQLLTEAAQQEHPADRMKYVAAFAVSALASNWERLGKPFNPLLGETYELQKGDYRIVCEQVSHHPPVSAFHAESKDFKFHGTISPKIKFWGKSVEVNPKGTVTVEFPKWNESYSWTNVNCCVHNIIVGRLWIEQYGKMEITNHATGHVASLTFKSAGSGAKNLHRVEGFVKDASETNLYFLYGKWTEFIKCCSAESYVQFLKQGTRKNDDYDGSPNGTPKKMFSKLNSFKLNSFRSLSIQDVSSDSYPPMEQEGDIPKSDSAYSLDIPDSTTLWSCKPRPSNCSEYYQFTHFALQLNAMDSNMKPPLTLCPTDSRLRPDILHLEEGNLDGASKEKTRLEEKQRHTRKQRKSTNSDDWSPRWFKYATNPHTKIDDWLYSGGYWDRKYDNTDTIF
- the CG3860 gene encoding uncharacterized protein, isoform A codes for the protein MAEGDYAEHVERTELPATMISRKEVSIWAILKNCIGKDLSKITMPVMLNEPLSFLQRLCEYMEYAQLLTEAAQQEHPADRMKYVAAFAVSALASNWERLGKPFNPLLGETYELQKGDYRIVCEQVSHHPPVSAFHAESKDFKFHGTISPKIKFWGKSVEVNPKGTVTVEFPKWNESYSWTNVNCCVHNIIVGRLWIEQYGKMEITNHATGHVASLTFKSAGSGAKNLHRVEGFVKDASETNLYFLYGKWTEFIKCCSAESYVQFLKQGTRKNDDYDGSPNGTPKKMFSKLNSFKLNSFRSLSIQDSDSYPPMEQEGDIPKSDSAYSLDIPDSTTLWSCKPRPSNCSEYYQFTHFALQLNAMDSNMKPPLTLCPTDSRLRPDILHLEEGNLDGASKEKTRLEEKQRHTRKQRKSTNSDDWSPRWFKYATNPHTKIDDWLYSGGYWDRKYDNTDTIF